A window of the Tiliqua scincoides isolate rTilSci1 chromosome 5, rTilSci1.hap2, whole genome shotgun sequence genome harbors these coding sequences:
- the LOC136653121 gene encoding olfactory receptor 5V1-like, with translation MVQNGTDVTEFILLGLSSDPEVQLILFGLFLLCYLVALGGNTLILLITALDSRLHNPIYFFLGNLSVVDIGFTSSTVPKMLISYLSQDKRISLAGCFSQMYFFISFGGIECLLLGVMAYDRYAAICHPLHYGVFMNPKTCVWLAASAWILGLTNSGVHSGMTSLLSFCRDNVVRHFFFDVPPLFQLSCSDTQANQIATFVVGGGVIMGSFLVTLVSYVYIVSAIVRIRTKEGRLKAFSTSASHLTVVNIYFGTIIFTYIRPNATYSQEQDRIFSVLYRILTPMLNPIIYSLRNKDVQGALWKAMGRA, from the coding sequence ATGGTGCAGAATGGCACAGATGTTACTGAATTTATACTCCTGGGGCTCTCCAGTGACCCAGAGGTCCAACTCATTCTCTTtggtctctttctcctttgctactTGGTGGCCCTAGGTGGAAACACTCTCATTCTTCTCATCACCGCTTTGGACAGCAGACTGCACAACCCCATCTATTTCTTTCTGGGTAATCTCTCTGTTGTGGACATTGGGTTCACATCTTCCACTGTTCCCAAGATGCTGATAAGTTATCTCTCTCAGGACAAgcgaatctcccttgctggttGCTTCTCCCAAATGTATTTCTTCATCTCCTTTGGTGGCATTGAATGCCTCCTGCTGGGTGTGATGGCATATGACCGGTATGCTGCCATTTGCCACCCACTGCACTATGGTGTATTCATGAACCCCAAAACGTGTGTGTGGCTGGCAGCATCTGCCTGGATTCTGGGCTTGACTAACTCTGGTGTGCACTCTGGCATGACGTCCCTTTTGTCATTCTGCCGAGACAATGTCGTCCGACACTTCTTTTTTGACGTCCCACCCCTGTTTCAGCTCTCCTGTTCTGACACTCAGGCCAATCAAATTGCGACCTTTGTGGTGGGTGGAGGTGTGATCATGGGTTCATTTCTGGTTACTCTGGTGTCGTACGTCTATATAGTTTCTGCCATTGTCAGGATCCGCACCAAGGAAGGGCGTCTCAAGGCCTTTTCTACCTCTGCTTCTCACCTGACTGTGGTCAACATCTACTTTGGCACCATCATCTTCACATACATCCGTCCCAACGCCACATACTCCCAGGAGCAGGATCGGATTTTCTCTGTGCTATATAGGATTCTCACACCAATGCTTAATCCGATCATCTATAGCTTGAGAAACAAGGATGTGCAAGGGGCACTCTGGAAAGCCATGGGGAGGGCTTAA